CCAGAGTACTGTGTGGTTGCCCCAGACACAGAGATCTTCTGTGAGGGAGAACCTGTGAGAAGGGAGGATGAGAATAGATTGGATGAAGTTGGTTATGATGATGTTGGTGGTGTTAGGAAACAGATGGCACAGATTCGTGAATTAGTGGAGCTGCCCCTAAGGCATCCACAACTATTTAAATCGATAGGTGTCAAGCCACCAAAAGGAATTCTGTTGTATGGCCCCCCTGGGTCTGGGAAGACTCTAATTGCCCGGGCTGTTGCCAATGAAACTGGTGCCTTCTTTTTCTGCATCAACGGGCCAGAGATCATGTCAAAATTGGCTGGGGAAAGTGAGAGCAACCTCAGGAAAGCATTTGAGGAAGCTGAGAAGAATGCACCATCCATCATTTTCATTGATGAGATTGACTCTATTGCTCCCAAGCGAGAGAAGACTCATGGAGAAGTTGAGAGGAGAATTGTTTCTCAGCTCTTGACACTTATGGATGGGTTGAAATCTCGTGCACATGTTATTGTCATTGGGGCTACAAATCGTCCCAATAGCATTGACCCTGCTTTGAGAAGGTTTGGAAGATTTGACAGGGAAATAGATATTGGTGTCCCGGATGAAGTTGGACGCCTTGAGGTTCTCCGTATCCATACAAAGAACATGAAGCTTGCTGAAGATGTAATGTTGAATAcgcacttttttttctttctgaaaatatttgcacttacttttatttattgtaacaacttttttttttttttttaatctaattgaATATTCTGTTTTTTGATGGAATAGGTTGATTTAGAAAGAATTGCTAAGGATACCCATGGTTATGTTGGTGCTGATCTAGCAGCTCTATGTACTGAGGCCGCACTTCAATGCATCAGAGAAAAGATGGATGTGATTGACTTGGAAGATGAGACAATCGATGCGGAGATACTTAATTCAATGGCCGTTACAAATGAGCACTTCCAAACAGCTCTTGGTACAAGCAACCCATCTGCTCTCCGTGAAACTGTAAGTAGTTAGCAATATGTCATGATTGAAAGTCTTATCGTTGATTAGGCAACTTTCTTGACTGGGATCCCTTATATCGAGTTTTTTTGTTCTGCTAGGTTGTTGAAGTGCCCAATGTCAGTTGGGAGGATATTGGAGGTCTCGAGAATGTTAAGAGGGAACTTCAAGAGGTAAGTGCTGTTTCTGTGTTGGTGATGTGTTTACGTTCCGTCTTTCATCCTTATGGAACTTACAATTAGGTTCCTGTATTAATTTCTCCTGCCAGACTGTTCAATACCCAGTGGAGCATCCTGAGAAATTTGAGAAGTTTGGAATGTCACCATCCAAGGGAGTTCTTTTCTATGGCCCTCCTGGATGTGGGAAAACGCTGCTGGCCAAAGCTATTGCTAATGAATGCCAGGCAAACTTTATCAGTGTCAAGGGTCCTGAGTTGCTTACGATGTGGTTTGGTGAGAGTGAAGCCAATGTACGTGAAATATTCGACAAGGCCCGCCAATCTGCTCCTTGTGTTCTATTTTTTGATGAACTTGACTCAATTGCTACTCAGGTATGATCATTTCATTATAGgaattagtttttttcttcaGATCATGGTGACTTTTTTGGGATTTTGGCAATCAGCAAGATAAATCTTAATTTGCATACTGTACTTTGATTATTCAGCATGGCCATTCTTTAGCTGAGAACATGTTGCATTGTGCCTTTTCATTTGTGGCCTATCATAAACTATTGTTTGCCTTGTCATGCGCAGAGAGGTAGCAGTGTAGGAGATGCTGGGGGTGCTGCTGATAGGGTTTTGAACCAACTCTTGACAGAAATGGATGGCATGTCTGCAAAGAAAACTGTATTCATCATTGGGGCCACCAACAGACCTGATATTATAGATCCTGCACTCCTGCGACCTGGTCGTCTTGATCAGTTGATCTACATCCCTCTCCCCGATGAGGAGTCCCGGTTCCAAATATTTAAGTCTTGCTTGAGGAAATCTCCAGTTTCCAAAGGTGTTGATCTCAGAGCTCTTGCCAAGTATACTCAAGGCTTTAGCGGTGCTGATATTACAGAGATATGCCAGCGTGCATGCAAATATGCTATAAGAGAGAACATTGAGAAAGTATGATtcttccccccctccccctccttTTTATCCGTGTTCTCGATATATAGGCTTCAATACAACTGAATTTATAGCTTCAATACCTAAATGAACTTATAGCTTATATCTAACTTAGTTTATTATTGCGTTTCCATCTAATTTCAATTCTTGGAGTTAAGCTATTTTTGGTGCATTCTGCAGGATATTGAGAGGGAAAGGAGGGGAAGAGAGAATCCTGAGGCAATGGAGGAGGATATTGAGGATGAAGTGGCAGAGATTAAGGCAGCCCATTTTGAGGAATCAATGAAGTATGCTCGGAGGAGTGTGAGTGATGCTGACATTCGCAAATACCAGGCATTTGCTCAAACATTGCAGCAATCAAGAGGGTTTGGATCTGAGTTTAGGTTTGCCGATAACCCTTCTACTGGGGCTGCTGCATCTGACCCTTTCGCAACTACTGCTGCTGGCGCAGACGATGATGACCTTTACAGTTAGAGATTTGCCTTGGTgtcttatttattatatttgacattCCTACTTTACATTTTCATTTGTAATCCATTACATTTGGTGGTTTAAGATATTATTGAATTGCCCTTGTCCAAGGAGACCTTAGAGTTTTGCCACCTGATGACTCTTCAAGTTTCATCAAACGGTTCATTGATTTGATAGTTGCAAACTTTTTCAAGCCTTTTCGTTGTGGTGTTGTCTGTCCCTAATATCTTAATGCTAACTTCATTTGGGTTAAGTATATGATGAAAGCGCAAACTTTAGGTTTGCACTCCGAATTTTGTTTTTAACATACTGACTGCTCGCTGGCACTAGaataataaaacataatttgAAGAGTCTTTTCAAATTCGTAGATGGGCTGATATCCTAGCATTTTTGCTGGTTATTCCATTCCCTTCCTCATTCAAGATACTCTCAGAGAAGGCAATTCGGTTGCTGACATTCTTTGGCAATCGGGTGTTCCTGGGTTTTTTGTGGTATTTTTCTGACAGATTTGGGTGGTCTTCCGAAGTTCAGATACAGAGCTAAGATTATTAATGTTCATAGTTTTTTACGCTCTGTTTGGTTGCCAAAATGAGCTCAATTCATTTCAACTTTctataaaaagattaaattcatctcaatttatttcatacatttaaaacatatatttcaacttatttaaattcaaacacattttgagagatattttgtcccaaaaaagattttacaaaagCTATTCTTTTTAGTAGCCTTTCTTAACATTGAATTATGATTTTCACTGAACAACTCAGAGTCAACTCCCCACGTATTTGATCTAAAAGTGACGCAATTAATTCGAATTTTAGCTcaaatttcaagtttcaacgCACAAATAATGCCTGCTACTAAGCAAGAAGACTAGATATACCATTACTTGCTGAGACTAGCTACAAAAGGAGGGGGTGATGACCTTAATCCTTAAGATGTAATATTTTACTGCGCTTTTGAATCCGATGTTTATAATATACTGATACAATCGTAGTCTTTTCACTATTTTCATCGATTTAACACCATGTCTATACATAAAGAAGATATTAGCAGAGGGAAAAATAGATATACTCCTAGTTATTGTAGAGTTACCTACCAACAATGCCATCACGTGGATTTGAAGAGTTTGAATTTGCGAGATTTGGAACTCAAAGGTTGGATTTCTGCTATGATGTGTTTGGGTGGATGGATTTGGAAGGAGAGTTTGGGTATTTAGATCtttaaaattcaaactcctTATTTGTATCATATATTAAGTCTTGAATTTGAAATTATGGCTTCTTTGAAATCCAAGTAAAAATGATAGCGGTGATTGTGATTGGTAGAAGAAGTCGGATTGGAAAGTAAGAAAGTTGGTGGAGATAGACAAgagaataaaattgaaataaggtatGGTATTTCTTAGCGGTAAAGTTTCTTAGGAGGACGGTGCTACTTCCATAGACGGAGGCCACCGAAACCCTCACCgattaggcaatttttttattttttatttttattttatatttttatttcttttcaaataatttttaaaattttttaaatattttttttaaaaaaattaaaaatcataaattcattaaaaaatatttacttaattattaaatattgataaatGGATGACGTGGTACTCCCATCAAATTTAAAGATAACATGTCATTAAAATGAATTATGTAAATGACATATCATCTTATGATAGATTGAGAGTACCATTTGTAGTACTCGCTTACTTAATAATTACTTGCAATAGATGGAAGGAATTGAAAAAATCTCTCATAGTTATTCGATGCGGAGAACCGAAAGGAGGAAGAAAGTCACATTTTAAAAGAAGACCTATGTTTTAGTTTAGAGAGGAGAATTATGAGAGCTTCTCTCTTCAAAAACCTATGGAAAAAAAGAATTAGACACCCTGATAACCCCAATGTGTTCTAATTTGTTAGATCAAAAGGGTTGTAAACTTTCACATTTATACATTTCTTTAAGAAAGTTGATgaattaacattttatatataattattgaatAATGCTACGTACAGTTATAGAGTAAGTAAGAACCGtgcagttattttgaaaaagagtaaaatctattattaaaaaattaatttctttttatataaatcttatatttatttattttttctaaagtgCTTATACAATACACCACTGaaactattatttctcataattaTTTACTAAGAGATCATGCTAGGTCACAGCATTCTGCTGATCCCCTCTATATGATAGGAATAATAAGAGTTTTGAAGGCTTTGGAAGCACAACCCAGGACATATATATGGGCCTAGAAAGAGATTGAATGCACAGGGAACAAAATAAGGACAGGGTACAAAACAGGCAGCAGTGTTGCAACCAACGACAAACTACATGTGTCCGGTCCATGGTTAGGGGTCCTACTCCTATGAGTACTTAGTTTCATTAGtagtcttttttatttatttttaaagtagaatttttcatagtTTCAATGGAACTCATTTGGATGGGGAGAAGTGGTAGTGGAGAATCATTGTAAAAACTAGTTGCCAATCCGTACGTGTAACTGGCGAGAATAGATAAGAGTTTAAAGTAGAAAAGTTAGAGAGGTAAGTAATGAACAGTTAAAAGTTACCGTTAgataaatagtttgtttttctttattgaaaacttataataaaatgataaaagaatcaAGTGGTGGGAAAGACAAAAGGTCAAATAATGAGAAGTCTATTACTGCCATAAGATAAAAACTCTCTTTTCCCCCCTCTCTATTGAACAACTAATCAATCATAAATAGTAGGATTAGTATctcataattttgtgaataaagtaataaaatgttttgagtaaaaatgttttattagatttcgggaatgaaaataaaaaaaattgaataaaaatattataaaatcaaaaaattgatcgaatataatttttgttttgaaatttattaaatttttattatttttgtattttattttgaaatttataaaaattgtattattttttgtatttgaataatgattagatgaaaaaaattaaaaattaaaaattaaaaaatattttatatttaaatgatgatTGGAAACTAAATTTCGAGAAATCTTGAGAATCTCATAATTCTCATTGTGTCCTAACATGCCTTGATGTCAAAAGGTTGATTTATAGAGTAAATAGTTTAGATGTGCCACTTCTAGTTTGGAAAGTAATAAAAGTCTTTTGGATGGTCAAGTTGACATGAAATTGATTCTTTTATGAGTCATGTCTAATTGGGTCTACATACATCTTCAGGGTACAAGCTCTACTACACTAAACGTGaataacattttaaaattttagaacaTCTGCTGCTTTTATAGGCATCGTAATAGattttttagtaaaaaatattttaatgatgtattacgttaaattataaaattatttttattataaaataaatttaataaattttataaatttataaatttattttatataaatttttttgtgtattaatTCTCTGATCATGGAAGGAAGCATTTGGATGGTGGCAGTCTCAGAGGAATGAAGGGTATGAACATGATGATGGACATGGCACAAGCTGAACCACTAGAGACTCGTGGAGGGAATTATTGCTCGGTAGAAGCTTTGAGTGAATGGTTGATGGGTCTAAACATTGTACAAGGCTGACACATTTTCAGAACTGGCCTCATTGTGAGATGACTAGGAGGATGGTAACGGTGATATTATCAATAGTAACGTTGATATTATCAATCTAGCAGGATGCATCGTGAGGTTCAAAATACCGCTAGTAAATGCAAGTTGAGTTTGAAGCTAGATATCCCAAAACACCCAAAGTGTTAGTGAATAATTTGAAGAATAATCCTAGATAGTGTTATAGAATGTATAAATctcgtatattttttttattattaaaaataatttttttttatgtaaattttataggaaataatttttcatacaGAACTTTGCTACACATAAATCTAcactacatttatttttataattgttttttggatttagtctttttaaactaattgaattattctactcattatctatataccaaatatttggtaaaagaaaaaaaattaaaaaaaatgtagtgtGTGTTGTGTGTGGGCTtatgtttagatttttttatttttatttttaaagagtaATACTAAATACGGTTTTGAGCTTTGCTACGCATAAGCTTACACATTACACGCcacacattttatttttgtaatttttaaatttttttaaaaacttattttgaatttattcttattaaactaattgaattcttttacttattatccatatattaaatatttggtaaaaaaagaaaaaaagagtatgGTATGTGGTGTGTAGACTTATGTTTTCGAAACTTTCATACGGTTTTAGAATGTATAAGTttcgtgtaattttttttaaaaaaaaaatagaatttactattaaaaaataattcttttcttcataaatttcatatttatttatatttttacaaaaatacgtAATATTCACTCTttctaaaactataaatataactTTAAAAAGGTAAATTACTATCCATCCTTGTAGTCTGACCTTTTATAGGTCGCTACTGTTAGATGCTTAAAAAGTTCTAAACTGATCCCTAGAGTTGGAGTGTTATCTCAAACGGGTACCCAGTTAGAATTTCACGCCTcttttttacaaatattattattttattttatctaataattagaattttatataaaataaaataaaaaatttaattttttaaattttaaaataaaaataatattaaagaatattctaaaaataatttaatttttaatttttatcttaactcatcttattttatataacatatttttagattattatttttttattattattattgttttgaaatttgaaaaagttgaattgatatttaaaaaagttgaattgtttattaaattttgtgtgaaaattttaaaaaattgtaataatgagatgagatgaaatgagatggtttttgaatccaaacagtctctataagaataataaaaaatagcaaaaagctataagagagaacaaaagaaaaaaaaggtgaaTTTTGTGTCTGTGTAAGCTTTCCATAAGCACTAATCTATTATCCAACTATTCTTATTGTATGGGATATTTATATGCCTATTTTGAAAGATTGTGAGAGAATTCAAGGTATTATGGATGTAGCTCTGTTGCTGAAAGAGAAAGGATCAATGGATGATTTGACAACTTTCTTCCTAATAGCTTGGGGGTTGTagtttagaagaaataagatgcTTCGTGATAATATCTCTTACGAACCAAAGAATATGGTTGCCCATGCTTTTATCTGTACAGAAATTTCACAAGGAGTGGAGATCTAACCGAAGTTGAAACCCGGCAACACAATGTAGCTAGAAGCCTCTCCCCTCATGTTTTCTCAAACTCAGTGTAGGTGGTGCTATGTTTTTCAATCAACCCAAGGCAGCAGTGGGTGTTATGTTAGAATTTTAAGATGTGATAATCTCTTCCCATAATCGAAGCATGTgttcaataaaattaagaattcATACCTCCAATAGCTTGCGATGGATTTTCCATGGAGCTTTAGGGTTTCtataaaagagaggaaaaatttCCAGCTATAGAGAGAACTACCTtctactcaatttttttttttctttttttttttttttccgttctTTCCCTAAGAGGGGAAAGAAAGAGCAAGAAGACAATAAAACTCAATGGACTAGTTCTATTTTAAGTGCGACGAGAGTAGGGGGCCTTCATATGTGTATATTAAAATGGTCCATCCCATTATGAGCCCAATGACTAAATGCTAATGTTAGTCcactatttacaaataaatacaACAATATTCCACTTGGACAACATTACATTTAATCACaatataaacacaaatataagCATCCCAAAACCAAAAGTCTTGTTCAAAATGTGCCTTTAAGTATAAGTAAGTAAACGACACACTGACAGGGCATATGACACAATTGCAATTACGTAACTCAGGCCTATGAGATGCAAGTACAATATGAAAATAATCAAAAGAGTGACAAACACTTATTTCCATAAGAAGCGGTAGAGACAAATCTGAATGTCTTTAAAGCAATAGATATCGTCCAAAATGCAGTTGTAGCACCTAGTCTAGTGACTATACCAACACGATATGACACTAAACTTATACTTATAACCACTTGACTCAGGCATAGACTAAAATAAATTGTCTCTTGTAGGTAATACCCATTGTCCATAATGCTTGTGACTTAGGCACAAGACTAATCAAAATATCTCAATATATAAAGCATGCCCTGTCCAAAATGGGCATGACTTAGGCATGAGAGGAAATATAATGTCTCATTACATAAACAAAGGCACGAGACTAATCAAAATGTCTCAATACATAAAATATGCCATGTCCAAAATGCGTGTGACTCAGGCATATATTGACATTGctatatttaaaatagaatatgaGAATAAACAATATAGTCAAATAGACAATTATCACTGAACACTCACTAACTAAATATAACATAAGACTAACAATCTCAAATGAGTCACATACTCCTAAAACAGTTTTGGAGCTAAACCTTTAGTTAGTGGGTCAGCTAACATATGCTTTGTGAAAATATGCTCAATACAAATATAAGGCTCGGCTAATTTCTCTCTAATAAGCAAATACTTAATATCAATATACTTTGAGCGAGAAGAGCTTCTAGTGTCTCAAGAGAAAGTGGCTACTGTAGAATTGTAAAATATCTTCAGTGGCCTCGAAATGGTGTTCACAACACCTAGCTCCAAGATAAAGTTTCACAACCATATAGCCTGATATGTAATCTCACAACAAGCTGCATACTCTGCCTCCATTATAGAGGTAGCTGTAGGTGTCTGTTTGACACTTTTCCAAGAAACAACTCCTCCTGccatcataaaaatataaccaGAAATGGATCTCCTATCATTTGAACAACTCGCAAAATGGGCATCAAAATATCCAACTACATCAAGAATGCCAAATCGCCAATATGTAAGTACTAGATCTTTAGTGCCTTACAATTACCTAAGTACTTTCTTGTAGCTTTCCAGTGAGCCAAACTAGGGTCACTCAAGTATCTCCTAAGTACACCAACAATATAAGCAATATCAAGTCGTGTACATACTTGATTATACATCAAACTACCCACAGCTGACGAATAGGAAACCATTTGCATTTGAGTCTTCTCACTATCATCCTGaaggtattttttttgttttgaagagatctcatctcattaataaACCAGAAAACAATTTGTAACAGATGACTCTATGCTACATACAAACACAGAGTGCCACGATTACACCATTTCTTTGGTTACAACTGAAACTACACATGAAGGACAGGTTTCAATATCATAGGTATCCTCTGCACAGCTTAGAGCTTCTTGTGCCAGAAGATGAGCTGCCATGTTTGCCTCACGAGGAACATGAGAAATGCTCCATTTTGCGCATGAGTTCAGTATCTTCCTTACATCTCCCACCAGACATCCTCCCATGCTCCAGTCCAAGCCTTGTCTTTTAGTCAAATCAACTACCTGTTTTGAGTCTCATTCCAAGGAAGCCTGCCGTATGTCCAACTCCTTGATGAACACTGCTGCTAGCAGTAATCCATATGCTTTTGCATCAAAAGGCCTCTCTCTGAAGGTTCTTTGAGCTCGGAGTGCACCAGTAACCTGGCCTGTGTGATCCCTGACCATGACACCTAGGCCAATTCTGCCTTCATCTGATCTTACTGCCGCATCCCAATTGATCTTGTAGTGGTTCTCAGCTGGCTTTTTCCACTTGTGTGACTCTACCCGAGGGTTGACCCTTCCCTTTCCTGGGCCCTGCAAGCTGTCTGAGTATAGAGTCTACTCTTCCAGTGCCTGGTTGTATACCCTGGTGGGATGCCTAAGTTCCTTGCCATGAACCAACTCATTCCTCCTACTCCATATTCCCTTTGAGATGCCTGCCACTATCCCAAGCTCACTAGTGTTCAGCACCTCCACTAGACTAGACCATACATCAAGAAGTGATCACTATGGTATATCATCTTTTGAATCTTTCTAAAGCTATGGTTCCATACATCCTGCGCAGCAACATAGCCCCATAGGGCATGGCCTGACGTTTTAGAGGCTTGTTTGCAAATACCACAAGAACTGTCTTCAACCACCCTCCTCCTTTTCAAATTTGCCAAGGTGGGGAGAGCCTCACTGCATACTCTCCATATAAACATTTTGGTTGCTGGTGTGGTTTTGATCTTCTATACTGTCTTCCACACTTGTGTATCTTGTCTTCTACATGAGGGTTCCCCATCTACTTCAGCTTCCATTGACCTGTGCAAATGGTAGCAGCTCTTAACTAAGAATTGACCATTGTTGGTATGTTGCCAAGTCATCCTGTCCTGTCTATCCCCAAGGCACACTGGTATTGCTTTGATTGCCTCTATCTCGTGTGTTAAGAATAACTCCTGGAGTAAACATTCCTTCCAGCTCCTACATATTGGATCTATAAGATCACTTTCTTGCTCACACCAACAGTCTTCTTCTCTTAGGGTGATAACTTTGTATGATGGCAGAGATGGGATCCAGTTATCCGACCAAATGTTTACACTCTGACCATGTCCTATTCTCCATACCACTCCCTTTTTAAGAACCTCTATGCCTGCATGTATGCCCCTCCAAGCAAAAGATGGTCTCGAGCCCAGCTGTGCATCTAATAAGACACCTTTTCCACAATATTTCTGCCTAATAACCATGGCCACCAGGGAGGATGGGTTATTGAGCATTCTCCAGTCTTGTTTGGCTAGAAGTGCCAGGTTAAAATTTCTGAAGTCCCTGAAGCCAAGGCCTCCAGCCTCCTTGTGCTTGCTGATCTGATCCCAGCTGACCCACTGGATTTTTTAAGTGTCTTCACTGAAGCCCCACCAGAACTTTCTTAGTAACTGATTCAGCTTCCTTGTAATCGAATCTGGAAGTAGGAAAATCCCCATTGTATATGTGGGAATGGCCTGCAGAACAACCTTGAGTAATACTTCTTTCCCTGCACTTGAAAGGTGCTTTGTTTTCCAATTTGCAATTCTGGCCCATGTTCTGTCAACTAAGGAGTGGAATGTAGTCACTTTCTTCCTCCCAACACATGCTGGAAGCcccaagtatttttcaaatgaccCATTAGTCTTAACCCCTGCCAGCTGCAAAATTTGatctttggtctctttcttaGTGTTATTGCTGAAAAACACTGATGATTTTTCCTTGTTAAGAACTTGACCCGAGGCCTGCTCATACAGAGCTAAAGTTTCAAGCAAGTGAATTAGTTCCTTTGGGTTTGCTTGGCAAAAAAGaaggctgtcatctgcaaaaaagaggTGGTTTACAGTGATGGGGCCTTTTGCTATCTGAACTGGGGTTATCTCTTTGTGCTTTTTAGCTTGGTTCAGTAATGAGGTTAGAGCCTcaacacataaaatgaagatgtAGGGGGACATAGGATCGCCTTGTCTTATGCCTCTTGAGGGAAAGAACTTTTCCTGTGGTGTCCCATTAACTAGGATTGAGTATGTGACAGAATTAAGGCATGTTTGAACTAGGTTGATCCATTTGATAGGGAAACCCATTTTTGACATAACACTCTTCACAAAGCCCAATTCtaccctatcataagccttactcatgtctaacTTGAGGGCCATactccctttcttttctttcattcttgtacTCATGGAGTGGAGAGCTTCATAAGCAACTAATACATTGTCTGAAATGATTCTGCTAGGTACAAAGGCGCTTTGGTTAGGGGAAATGAGGTTGGGGAGGATGGACTTCAGTTTGTTGGCAAGGGTTTTTGAGATAATCTTGTACAGTACATTGCACAGGCTGATGGGTCGAAAATCAGTCACTCTTGTGGGGCTTTTAACTTTTGGGATTAGAGATATAAGTGTGTCATTAACCTCAGCTAAGGAACCTCCCTG
This sequence is a window from Carya illinoinensis cultivar Pawnee chromosome 9, C.illinoinensisPawnee_v1, whole genome shotgun sequence. Protein-coding genes within it:
- the LOC122276097 gene encoding cell division cycle protein 48 homolog, encoding MANQAESSDSKGTKRDFSTAILERKKAPNRLVVDEAINDDNSVVTLHPDTMEKLQLFRGDTILIKGKKRKDTICIALADEACDEPKIRMNKVVRSNLRVRLGDVVSVHQCADVKYGKRVHILPVDDTIEGVTGNLFDAYLKPYFLEAYRPVRKGDLFLVRGGMRSVEFKVIETDPPEYCVVAPDTEIFCEGEPVRREDENRLDEVGYDDVGGVRKQMAQIRELVELPLRHPQLFKSIGVKPPKGILLYGPPGSGKTLIARAVANETGAFFFCINGPEIMSKLAGESESNLRKAFEEAEKNAPSIIFIDEIDSIAPKREKTHGEVERRIVSQLLTLMDGLKSRAHVIVIGATNRPNSIDPALRRFGRFDREIDIGVPDEVGRLEVLRIHTKNMKLAEDVDLERIAKDTHGYVGADLAALCTEAALQCIREKMDVIDLEDETIDAEILNSMAVTNEHFQTALGTSNPSALRETVVEVPNVSWEDIGGLENVKRELQETVQYPVEHPEKFEKFGMSPSKGVLFYGPPGCGKTLLAKAIANECQANFISVKGPELLTMWFGESEANVREIFDKARQSAPCVLFFDELDSIATQRGSSVGDAGGAADRVLNQLLTEMDGMSAKKTVFIIGATNRPDIIDPALLRPGRLDQLIYIPLPDEESRFQIFKSCLRKSPVSKGVDLRALAKYTQGFSGADITEICQRACKYAIRENIEKDIERERRGRENPEAMEEDIEDEVAEIKAAHFEESMKYARRSVSDADIRKYQAFAQTLQQSRGFGSEFRFADNPSTGAAASDPFATTAAGADDDDLYS